One genomic window of Punica granatum isolate Tunisia-2019 chromosome 1, ASM765513v2, whole genome shotgun sequence includes the following:
- the LOC116192041 gene encoding uncharacterized protein LOC116192041: MGDFTVQISNDLVDRLLDKGEKLKKKPRKIKQKVPKEPQRPPAKVDQKPVSDDSEAFKRPPAGWPVQPPLFFPAAPALSSAAELEAIQSLLKESKSVVEKLQKQEENIVQEVTQRAKDLRDKEFKLPYQKPMPCLAENNACLECYKEHSKDPLKCTHLVRNFADCARRARQQVSSADK, translated from the coding sequence ATGGGTGACTTTACAGTTCAGATCAGCAACGACCTTGTTGATCGGCTTCTTGACAAGGGCGAGAAGTTGAAGAAAAAACCGAGGAAAATCAAGCAAAAGGTACCGAAAGAGCCTCAAAGGCCCCCAGCTAAGGTTGATCAGAAGCCAGTATCTGATGATTCAGAAGCGTTCAAGAGACCTCCTGCTGGGTGGCCAGTCCAGCCTCCCCTGTTCTTCCCAGCTGCTCCTGCATTATCTTCGGCTGCAGAGTTAGAAGCAATTCAGTCTCTTCTAAAAGAGAGTAAAAGTGTTGTCGAGAAGCTGCAGAAGCAGGAAGAGAACATTGTTCAGGAGGTTACTCAGAGAGCGAAGGATCTCCGAGATAAGGAGTTCAAGCTTCCTTATCAGAAGCCTATGCCATGTTTGGCCGAAAACAATGCCTGCTTAGAGTGCTACAAGGAGCATTCCAAGGACCCCCTGAAATGCACCCATTTGGTAAGAAACTTTGCGGATTGTGCTCGAAGAGCGAGGCAGCAAGTCAGTTCAGCGGATAAGTAA
- the LOC116192039 gene encoding protein ODORANT1, with product MGRQPCCDKLGVKKGPWTAEEDKKLINFILTNGHCCWRAVPKLAGLRRCGKSCRLRWTNYLRPDLKRGLLTDAEEQLVIDLHARLGNRWSKIAARLPGRTDNEIKNHWNTHIKKKLIKMGIDPVTHEQISKPHEEDQSSSSLTDQKNNSLADNQSCDKSQTSGLVNTESDHNSSRSPTENCSSTDESTHVLLDSSVCGGDEFLLDSLWLEDTNPTVDISWNSQVPGDLMNDFLSNDIAFPSSWEENGSWLLDCEDFGVHDFGLDCFGDMEVKTVEPSTLEMGSKQ from the exons ATGGGTAGGCAACCTTGTTGCGACAAACTCGGGGTGAAGAAAGGGCCGTGGAccgccgaggaagacaagaagCTCATCAACTTCATCCTTACCAATGGCCACTGCTGCTGGCGTGCCGTCCCCAAGCTCGCCGGCCTCCGCCGCTGCGGGAAGAGCTGCCGCCTCCGCTGGACAAACTACCTCCGCCCCGACCTCAAGAGGGGCCTCCTAACTGATGCTGAAGAGCAGCTCGTGATCGATCTCCACGCTCGTCTGGGCAACAG GTGGTCCAAGATTGCAGCGAGGTTGCCCGGTAGAACTGACAATGAGATAAAGAATCACTGGAATACACATATTAAGAAGAAGCTTATAAAGATGGGTATCGATCCGGTCACTCACGAGCAGATCAGCAAACCTCATGAGGAAGATCAATCTTCGTCATCACTGACCGATCAGAAGAACAATTCATTGGCAGATAATCAATCTTGCGATAAAAGCCAAACCAGTGGTCTCGTGAATACTGAATCAGATCATAACTCATCCAGATCACCCACCGAGAACTGCTCGAGCACAGATGAGTCGACTCACGTCTTGCTGGACAGCAGTGTCTGTGGTGGCGATGAGTTCTTGTTGGACAGCTTGTGGTTGGAGGATACTAATCCAACGGTTGATATTTCATGGAACAGCCAAGTACCAGGTGACTTGATGAATGATTTTCTTAGTAATGACATAGCATTTCCATCTAGTTGGGAAGAGAATGGCTCGTGGCTGTTGGATTGCGAAGATTTCGGGGTTCACGATTTTGGTTTGGATTGCTTCGGCGACATGGAAGTGAAAACAGTGGAACCATCGACCTTAGAGATGGGCAGTAAGCAGTAG